ACAGTAAAATTTAGGCATCAATACAGTGAAGCTTTGGGAGCTGATTTTGAGTAGGATATATTCTCGCCTTGTAATGATTCAAGGGACatatatgccccccccccccccccccaatggagCAAAGAATTGGGAAAGTGAATGGTATATTGAGATTTTATTGCAAGGCAATTTGACTCCATTTGTGAAGCTGCCTTTTTTCTGAGATGAGATTTATGTCACGGATGCTATAGTTTCACAGAGGTCTATTATTGAGAAATTTGAATGAAACCAAGGTTGAGGAATATTTTTGGACTCTGGGGATTTTGAGAATTAAATTGAGAAAGTGAAATTGAGTCTGTAAGCTATTTGGTTGACCTTCAATTTATGAGGCTTTGTGATGTGTACTTGCATTTTTCAACTCGTtatacagaaaaaatattttgGTAGATGTCTCTGTCCCATTTTTGCaatttaaaaacaatgctggcaaggctcagcaggttgagcattATTTGTGAAGGGAAAAAGTGAACGTCAGATTTTCTTCAACTGTGAAGTTTTATTGACCCAAAACATTCATCTCtttgcacagggactacctgGCTTGTAGAGAATTTTAAGCATTTTCTTGTCATTTCACATTTCCACATCTGCAGGTTTTGCTTTTTTATCAAACTGGACAGAGAACATTCACTAAAGATGTGATTGTGAACTACCAGTTGAACAACTTTCTTGTTTGTATGTGTCTGTATACGCATGCTAGACTTTAAGATTTGGGGGTATTATAAAGATTACCGTGCCAATTAAAGCAACTTGCTAATTTTGTTTTATCTAGCTGTGAAAATCAAGAAGAACAAAGATAATGTAAAATTTAAAGTTCGGTGCAGTAAATATCTGTACACACTGGTCATCACAGACAAAGAAAAAGCTGAAAAACTCAAACAGTCCCTACCCCCAGGTAAATACTTTGCAAACTATATCGATTAGTAACTGGAAGTGCAAGATGGATGGAGGGATGTTGCATGTGGAAGCAATGCGATAGAAGAAAATAGTG
This genomic window from Narcine bancroftii isolate sNarBan1 chromosome 3, sNarBan1.hap1, whole genome shotgun sequence contains:
- the rpl38 gene encoding large ribosomal subunit protein eL38 isoform X6 is translated as MPKTIEEIKDFLLTARRKDAKSVKIKKNKDNVKFKVRCSKYLYTLVITDKEKAEKLKQSLPPGLAVKELK